In one window of Verrucomicrobiia bacterium DNA:
- the atpC gene encoding ATP synthase F1 subunit epsilon, whose amino-acid sequence MAHTLKLEIVTPDALAYSDDVEMVTLPAAEGEMGIYPQHVPLLTQIIPGELIIRKNGRDEFLAVGEGFVEITAERVAIMADMAVFAEHIDEAKAEEARQRAEARLSEHLDDEEAAICQAALTHSLAQLKVKRRQHR is encoded by the coding sequence ATGGCTCACACGCTGAAATTGGAAATCGTCACACCCGACGCCCTGGCCTACTCGGATGATGTCGAGATGGTCACCCTGCCGGCGGCCGAAGGCGAGATGGGGATATATCCGCAACACGTGCCGCTGCTGACGCAGATTATTCCCGGTGAACTCATCATCCGTAAAAACGGGCGTGATGAGTTTCTAGCGGTCGGAGAGGGCTTCGTCGAAATCACCGCCGAGCGCGTGGCCATTATGGCTGATATGGCCGTTTTCGCGGAGCATATCGATGAGGCCAAAGCGGAGGAAGCGCGCCAGCGCGCTGAGGCCCGCCTGTCCGAGCATCTGGACGATGAGGAGGCGGCGATATGCCAGGCCGCGCTGACCCATTCACTGGCACAACTCAAAGTCAAACGGCGCCAGCACCGGTAG
- the atpG gene encoding ATP synthase F1 subunit gamma: MPSTRDIRRRIRSVKNTAQITKAMQMVAASKMRKAQQAALAGRPYASLLNEVLGNVAFHVGDFRHPLMEAREVRRRCVVIISTDKGLCGGLNSNLMREAAKFERDSTAFVTAGRKAAQFIARTRRKLSAEFTYKDAPLFSEARAISRFARETFLKGEVDQVDILFTNFISTLNQKPEVRPFLPVGEIKPISVGIPRPQEEEKLMQGATEFLFEPNIEQVMGALLPHNLNFQVYQILLEAKASEHSARMVAMKNATDNANQLIKDLTLEYNKLRQANITKELLEITSAAMALS, translated from the coding sequence ATGCCCAGCACTCGCGACATACGCCGGCGCATCCGGTCGGTCAAGAACACCGCCCAGATCACCAAGGCAATGCAGATGGTGGCCGCCTCGAAAATGCGCAAGGCGCAGCAGGCCGCTCTGGCAGGCCGGCCTTATGCCTCGTTGCTCAACGAGGTTTTGGGCAATGTGGCCTTTCATGTGGGCGATTTCCGGCATCCGCTCATGGAGGCCCGCGAAGTCCGGCGCCGATGCGTGGTTATTATCAGCACCGATAAGGGGCTTTGCGGCGGGCTCAACAGCAATCTCATGCGGGAAGCGGCCAAATTCGAGCGAGACAGCACTGCGTTCGTCACCGCTGGGCGCAAGGCCGCGCAGTTTATCGCGCGGACACGCCGCAAATTAAGCGCCGAGTTTACTTACAAGGACGCTCCCCTCTTCAGCGAAGCACGGGCTATCTCCCGCTTCGCCCGGGAGACTTTTCTCAAGGGTGAAGTGGACCAGGTGGACATCTTGTTCACAAACTTCATTTCCACTTTAAACCAAAAACCCGAGGTTCGCCCTTTCCTGCCGGTCGGCGAGATCAAGCCCATCTCGGTGGGCATTCCCCGCCCCCAGGAGGAAGAGAAACTGATGCAAGGGGCCACCGAATTTCTGTTTGAGCCCAATATCGAGCAGGTCATGGGCGCGCTCTTGCCGCACAATCTGAACTTTCAGGTGTACCAAATCCTCCTCGAAGCAAAGGCCAGCGAACACAGCGCCCGGATGGTCGCCATGAAGAACGCCACCGACAACGCCAACCAACTCATCAAGGACCTTACTTTGGAGTATAATAAACTGCGCCAGGCGAACATCACCAAGGAACTGCTCGAGATTACCAGCGCGGCCATGGCTCTCAGCTAA
- the atpD gene encoding F0F1 ATP synthase subunit beta, producing the protein MNKGKIVQVIGPVVDVEFPEPLPAIYNALSVSYTLLGHPAKLTLEVQQHLGDNWIRSVAMSSTEGLKRGFDVEDTGGPISMPVGAGVMGRVFDVTGNPVDERGPVEAEKRYPIHRQAPQLIDQSTSPQVLTTGIKVIDLICPFLKGGKVGAFGGAGVGKTVVIMELINNIAKLHGGVSVFAGVGERTREGNDLYTEMSEAGVINQQNLGESKIALVYGQMNEPPGARLRVALSGLAITEYFRDEKNQDVLLFIDNIFRFSQAGSEVSALLGRTPSAVGYQPTLAAEMGDLQERITSTKKGSITSFQAVYVPADDLTDPAPATTFAHLDATIVLERSIAELGIYPAVDPLASTSRALAPEIVGQEHYDVARGVQRVLQRYKDLQDIIAILGMDELSPDDKLTVFRARKIQRFLSQPFSVAQVFTGREGKQVPVAETVRGFKEILEGKHDEVGEGNFYMKGGIEEIKQG; encoded by the coding sequence ATGAATAAAGGTAAAATCGTACAGGTCATCGGCCCGGTTGTTGATGTGGAATTTCCCGAACCGCTGCCGGCCATTTACAATGCGCTGAGCGTCTCGTACACGCTGCTAGGGCATCCGGCGAAGCTCACCCTCGAAGTGCAGCAGCACCTTGGGGACAACTGGATTCGCAGCGTCGCTATGTCCAGCACCGAAGGCCTTAAACGCGGGTTCGACGTCGAGGATACCGGCGGTCCTATTTCCATGCCGGTCGGCGCGGGGGTGATGGGACGAGTTTTTGACGTGACGGGCAACCCCGTCGATGAACGCGGTCCCGTGGAAGCCGAAAAGCGCTATCCTATCCATCGCCAGGCGCCGCAATTGATCGATCAATCCACTTCGCCTCAGGTGCTGACCACCGGCATCAAGGTCATCGACCTCATCTGCCCGTTTCTCAAGGGGGGCAAGGTTGGGGCGTTCGGCGGGGCCGGAGTCGGCAAAACGGTGGTGATCATGGAGCTGATCAACAATATTGCCAAACTCCATGGCGGTGTCTCGGTATTTGCCGGAGTCGGTGAACGCACGCGCGAGGGCAACGATCTCTATACCGAAATGTCGGAAGCCGGGGTCATCAACCAGCAAAACCTGGGTGAGTCGAAGATTGCGCTGGTCTATGGACAGATGAACGAGCCGCCCGGCGCGCGTCTGCGTGTGGCGCTGTCCGGTTTGGCCATCACCGAGTACTTCCGCGACGAGAAGAACCAGGATGTGCTCCTGTTCATCGATAATATTTTCCGCTTCTCTCAGGCCGGTTCGGAGGTCTCCGCATTGCTCGGGCGAACCCCCAGCGCGGTCGGCTATCAACCGACATTGGCTGCCGAGATGGGCGATCTGCAGGAGCGCATTACTTCAACCAAGAAGGGTTCCATTACATCGTTCCAGGCGGTGTACGTGCCCGCCGACGACCTGACCGACCCCGCCCCGGCAACGACCTTTGCCCACCTGGATGCCACCATCGTCCTGGAGCGCTCGATTGCCGAGTTGGGGATTTATCCCGCAGTCGATCCCCTCGCATCCACGTCGCGCGCACTGGCCCCGGAAATCGTCGGACAGGAACATTACGATGTGGCCCGGGGCGTGCAGCGGGTCCTGCAACGCTATAAGGACCTCCAGGATATCATTGCCATTCTGGGCATGGACGAACTCTCGCCCGACGATAAACTGACGGTGTTCCGCGCGCGCAAGATTCAACGGTTCCTGAGCCAGCCTTTCAGCGTTGCCCAGGTATTCACTGGCCGCGAAGGCAAGCAAGTTCCGGTGGCCGAAACTGTTCGCGGGTTTAAGGAAATCCTCGAAGGCAAACACGACGAGGTTGGCGAGGGCAATTTCTATATGAAGGGCGGCATCGAGGAAATCAAGCAAGGCTGA
- a CDS encoding UbiA family prenyltransferase, producing MRAILALSRPARLPSIWSNCLAGWWLGGGSSMEALSLIFAGTTLLHLGAAFLNDFFDADYDKEHHPQRPNPSGAIAAQTVWRWGLGWLVGGALLLICAGTASGSLGLVLVFLIVLYNTIHRLLPFAPVLQGLARLFLYLLGASAALRGVTGVSIWCGLALGAYTTGTGYFERWKDTPARARLWPALLMAGPILLALFMDADGYRESGLLLSAVVFLWGARSLRQTFWSLEPDIHSTIRGLVAGIIFVDWLAVCPVSLVGEPNPVGRQLSFVFLALFAATLILQRLELKS from the coding sequence GTGCGCGCGATTTTGGCTCTGAGTCGTCCTGCTCGCCTGCCCAGCATCTGGTCTAATTGCCTTGCCGGCTGGTGGCTCGGCGGTGGCAGCAGCATGGAAGCGCTTTCGCTGATTTTCGCAGGGACGACCTTGCTTCATTTGGGTGCTGCGTTCCTCAACGACTTTTTTGACGCCGATTATGATAAGGAACACCACCCGCAGCGGCCAAATCCCTCAGGCGCAATCGCGGCGCAGACGGTGTGGCGATGGGGATTGGGCTGGCTGGTGGGTGGCGCATTGCTGTTGATTTGCGCCGGCACAGCCAGTGGCAGCCTGGGCCTGGTGCTGGTCTTTCTAATCGTTCTATACAACACCATTCATCGGCTGCTGCCCTTTGCGCCGGTGTTACAGGGATTGGCCCGTTTGTTCCTCTATTTATTGGGGGCGTCAGCGGCGTTGCGTGGTGTGACCGGCGTGTCCATCTGGTGCGGGCTGGCTTTGGGCGCTTATACGACCGGCACGGGCTATTTCGAGCGCTGGAAGGATACACCCGCGCGGGCGCGCCTCTGGCCGGCGCTTCTGATGGCTGGTCCCATCCTGCTGGCCCTCTTCATGGACGCCGATGGCTATCGCGAATCGGGCTTGCTGCTCTCTGCCGTTGTCTTTCTATGGGGAGCCCGGTCCCTGCGCCAGACCTTTTGGTCTCTCGAACCGGACATCCATAGCACGATACGCGGCCTTGTGGCGGGGATTATTTTTGTTGATTGGCTGGCTGTCTGCCCGGTGTCGCTGGTCGGGGAACCCAACCCGGTTGGCCGCCAGCTCAGCTTCGTCTTTCTGGCCTTATTCGCGGCAACGCTGATCCTCCAGCGTCTTGAGTTGAAAAGCTGA